The window ggatctacatgtattattgtacattgtccagatagtttgtattatgactccattataagctgattttatcatacctattgttcctcggGTGAGCGATgcggcccatgggcctcttgttttattttgtatagaGGTTACCTCTCTCTGTCAGCTGATGCCTGTATATGGTTCaccaaacaaatttaaacaacGTACAGGGTTTGGCTCGTTGAAAGAGTTTGAGTGTCCGGCTGGAACAGTATTCAATAACGAAACGTGTGGATGTTCCACCTTTAACATCTCTGAATACATGGCAAAGCAGCAGCAAGGTGATCAACTCTTTTTATGTTAACGCAATACAGTGCCCAATTCGCTTATTTTATTCTGTGATGTGCTATATCCCTTAATGTTCCATTTTGtgatgcattttacaatttattgataatttgacaatgcatttgaaattacaaaatttataattgattaattgttacgctgtttcattttctgatatcagaagaATCAGAAACGATTCTTTATTAACCATTGATTACATTATTACAGAGTCCAACACATGTACACCAGAGCTTTACTTGCCATTTTGTGGTGATTTAAACGATTTTTCCggcaaaaatacatatatacaagaAATTGGTCACGTTAGACTTCGAGAGGGAAAGGCATATTTTGACGGAAAGTCTTATCTTTTTATTCCAAGATTCACTGGGATAAAATACGGCGATACAGTTGTCATTAAACTTAAGTAAGATTAATTCTTTTTCAAAGCTACATGACATATGAATATGATAAACATCtcgagttttttaaaacattttattcctAATCAATGCATATTTCTATGTCTTTTGTATTTCCTCAACCAATTTCTTCAGGATCATATGAAAAAAGTAACACGAAAACTCACAAAGAAAACATTATGTGcaagataaataaaatattttaaattgttttaaatctttcttCACTAATATGTAACATCGTTTAAAAAGTGTTCTGTAGCCTGCATGATAATATTGTAAAACTGCAAAGCAACTATGTAAATGAGATTTATGATAACAAACCTATACTTTCAGATATTTAGCTAAAGATGAGGAAAAATACGTAAATATTGAAGATAAATCGCCGTCGCTTACACAATTTTCCCTGATTTCAAATGGCATTTGCCATGGAAAGAGATGTGAGACTCCATCTTCAATATCCATAGGTGGCAAAAAAGGAGCAACGATATTTAATGTCGTTAGTGCTGGCGACACCTCTGCATCTTATTACATTGTATCAGAACACATTAGGCACAAAAGACAGGTTTCGGAAGATGGTGGTATGCAAGTGGAACTGGTTCAAATTCACCAGGAACCAATGGCTGCTAGCGCGATTTACCAAGAAAACAATTTGTCTTCAGATGAACCAATTGGTATAGAAGACAGTGAAGAAATTCGAGACGATGAACCACAGATATATGATATAGAAATTCCAGATCGTATTCCAGTTTCAAATTCTGGTGCAGAACAGCAATTTGAAGCTTTTCAATTTCAGCCAAGTCTTAAAAGCTTTGTGACTGATACAACCGATAAtgattatgatataattttagaacCTAACGATATAATCAATATTCAAATTCCCACAACAGCGGTCCCAAAACCTTTTACCGAAAAAAGTATCAAATTTGAGAGCAAAATACAGTTGGAAAATACAGAAACTGGCACCAAAAAGGACGAACTTGAGGAAACAGACGAAAGTAAAGTAACAGACAACGAGGATAATACAACCGAGAATTTCGACATCATATTTAATAGTTCAGACACTAACGATATAAGAGAATTGATTCATGAAATTAAAGGATCGATTCTGAAGGAAGAATCTGACTCGAATACAAGCAAGTATGTTGCAGTGGACGACAGTGACATGCAAGAtattcaagaaaatgtcaaCTATGATATACTTATCGGTAATTCTGAAGAAGGTATTGGTGAGTTATTGAGTAATATTTTAAAGGGAAATAATAAGCATAAAGATCAGGATTACATAAAAATaggaaaatctttttcttctgAAATGAACGTAGGTAACAGAGACAATAGCACGGACTCGGAGGAAATCGACACATCAGTTAATGACCTCAATAACAATCCTGAAGATCTTTTTTCAGATGAAATAACCTTTGAAAATGATGCAACCATTGAAACTGATCTCGGACTCGATCTCCCGAGCAAAGTAAGCACGAACAGATTGGAAGTCAGAGATTTTgacttgatattaaatgatacTTCATCTTTTAATCTCAAAATGATTGATGCAAGCGAGGAAGAAGAGGATGATGTAAACGAAAATAAAATAACGTCTTTAGAGGTGAATGAATATAATACCTCAACAGAAAACAATAACAATGTGACATCCTTGAAAGTAGATGAGTACGATAATTCAGAGGAGGAGAGATACAATGTAACGTCATTAGGGGTAGATGAATATGATACTTCAACAGAAAAAAGAGATAATGTAACAGCATTAGAGGTAGATGAAGATGATTCATCgacagaaaaaaataacgatGCGACATTATTGGACGTAGATGAATACGATGATTCAGAGGAGGAGAATGACAATATAACGTCATTAGTGGTAGATGAATACGATACATCAACAGAAACAACGGACAATGTCACATCCTTGGAAGTAGATGAATATGATACTTCAACGGAAATTAGAGACAGTGTGAAATTGTTAGAAAATGGCAATAATACTGAAACAGCAACTCCAAAAGACGACTCATCTATAAACTCAGAAACTGAGACTAAAGTATGTAACACAAAAATACAGCTTGAAAATTTAAACCGACTGTGTTAGATGTAACAGAAATGGAGAAATATGACACACATATCTACttatttgttttagaaaaaaggTATTTGGAGATCagtgattttaaaaatcaaagacGGCGTCATTCAAGCTTCAGTTGACGGAAGGAAAGAAGATGAAAGATATTTCTCAGGTTTTTTACTGCATATATCATTAAAACGACGCAtcatatatgatattttgacaaactcaaaaaccaacaaatcaaTATGATTTCTCATATAACAatctttctttataaaaatttctttcttggtatttttcattttgaattccTGTTAGAGATATCGGCCAATCAcaagaatttataaaaatattctaaTGATTAGGCTATCGTTtcgaaatacattccaaaacaAAGATGCAGTAAAGTCAAAACTTCTGGTATAATCGACGCGATTGTTCTATGTATATGTTCATACGTGTTATGCTTGTAACAAACACAGAACAGATGATTTAAATAGAAGTAACttttcaattatataaatactgtatacaAGGAAATATCCCTgctctgttttattttcgccactttcaccctcgttgtcagcgggcgaaatTAACACTTTGAATTGTCTCAAATTACCACATGgctggtttttttatttttagtaggGATATAGTTTTGGCTTATTTTGGCGCTTTTTAAGttcatcaaaattaatatcaCCAAATTCAAGTAATTATTTGTAGATTTTAAGGACAAGTTTGGAGTTTTTGGAGATTATTTTTTGGATACATTTCTAAAGTCCGTGATCATAATAAAAAGGGACATTTGTTACATGCATACAATGTAACAGATACAAATCTACATATACTcaaaaccaataaaaaaaaaaaataatgtaaatatattaaagcTTAACATTACTATAAATTAgaagttgattttttaaacaccATACAATCTTTCCCTGTTCATGTGTGTAATTAGCCCCCGTGTCAGGGGTAttagcttgtgttgttttaggaAACATGTAATCCATTACCGACTCAGGTTCAGATAATTGTCTGATGAACGGTTTCTTCAGTAACAATGTTATAAAAAGTTGTTGTTAAAAAGGTTTACTTTTTTCATGCATATATTAGGTACTATTTAGTTATTTCTGTTCATAATATCGAAGTGTGTGAAACCAGGGTCGGACATAAAAGTTTATTACATTGTAATGGTGACAAAAAAGTTTATTACATTGTTATGGTGACATAGAAATTTTACTGAAGTACTTAAACTTCTtagctataaaaaaaaatgaccgtAGATTTTTAATGAAGGATATACGATTCGCTTAAATTATATCCGCCAAAATTAATAGAATACCTTGGATGCCCAAATCCGTCAAATTTGTGTCCTGCCAAACAAACCGGCTATACGGTATATATCTTAAAACACAAGTGTGTCTAAGTAAAATAAAGACAGCGCAAACCTGTTTGCAAATGAAAAAGGAGGAACATTAcacggggcaaaaataaccatGTATACAGCCTAGTAACTTTGTTATTCCTAATACATCAAGGGGgttttctgaattttaaaaagaaaaaaatctgcaCTAATTTATCTTTGTTCCTTGCATCTTTGGTTATTTACAGGACAAATAAGGACTACACAAACggggttttacat is drawn from Crassostrea angulata isolate pt1a10 chromosome 5, ASM2561291v2, whole genome shotgun sequence and contains these coding sequences:
- the LOC128185533 gene encoding protein PIF-like, whose translation is MYKYNEDCDLVDVVVILPGSNAVTDSEFNDLKRTVLLLIRGMAISESKTRLATVSYGSVVGSSSTYLLGDRMILGSSVMSMTKVGGSNDVGRGIEMGRLLLNNNKRYEVPRISVVIYKNVSMPAMIEAQQHADKMVDDGIRVISIGIGSSVLSHLALSQELAYNFTSTKKLLSSFREIPKYICKAIQTPNQQSEVALSSTTMSSIDEKQTTKDYKEIPEICKRAKWVNGVGYAAVEGDLRAFAMCFKGLHNVMKVSYKECPQGQHWSKEEVTCVRITRVETPQEVTSLCQLMPVYGSPNKFKQRTGFGSLKEFECPAGTVFNNETCGCSTFNISEYMAKQQQESNTCTPELYLPFCGDLNDFSGKNTYIQEIGHVRLREGKAYFDGKSYLFIPRFTGIKYGDTVVIKLKYLAKDEEKYVNIEDKSPSLTQFSLISNGICHGKRCETPSSISIGGKKGATIFNVVSAGDTSASYYIVSEHIRHKRQVSEDGGMQVELVQIHQEPMAASAIYQENNLSSDEPIGIEDSEEIRDDEPQIYDIEIPDRIPVSNSGAEQQFEAFQFQPSLKSFVTDTTDNDYDIILEPNDIINIQIPTTAVPKPFTEKSIKFESKIQLENTETGTKKDELEETDESKVTDNEDNTTENFDIIFNSSDTNDIRELIHEIKGSILKEESDSNTSKYVAVDDSDMQDIQENVNYDILIGNSEEGIGELLSNILKGNNKHKDQDYIKIGKSFSSEMNVGNRDNSTDSEEIDTSVNDLNNNPEDLFSDEITFENDATIETDLGLDLPSKVSTNRLEVRDFDLILNDTSSFNLKMIDASEEEEDDVNENKITSLEVNEYNTSTENNNNVTSLKVDEYDNSEEERYNVTSLGVDEYDTSTEKRDNVTALEVDEDDSSTEKNNDATLLDVDEYDDSEEENDNITSLVVDEYDTSTETTDNVTSLEVDEYDTSTEIRDSVKLLENGNNTETATPKDDSSINSETETKKKGIWRSVILKIKDGVIQASVDGRKEDERYFSGQIRTTQTGFYIGTGTGGQNFKGYIDEVYIYFCDPDEETLDEKYRKLLKERRFRELTDRKQNSRYSACDFVNPRAHEWLQTRK